CAAATGAGTATTGTCATAAATAGTAAAACAATATAGAATTTTCTTATAACCTCACAAAGAGGCAGGTGAAACGGTGGAAATCACAAAGCATTTTTTCTTTAATCTATCGCTCTTGATCGTCATCTTGTTTATTGTGCTGGTATGGGCGGAAAAAAGCTCTAAATTCCGGTTTTCCAAAGGCTGCTCTTTTATATGGCTTTTGTTCATGATCTGGATATGCTTTCAGTTTTCCTATCAGCCAAGCCCGCATTACTTTTTTGATTTACGATTGATACCTGTCATCATCGGCGGTTTATATGCGGGAATCGGCCCCGCATTGGCCGGGTCTGTGATTTTGATGAGAAGTTTTTATGGAGTAGAACCTGGGTTTTATTCTAATATTCTTTTATATTTGCCCCTCGGGATTATTCTTTGGAGACTCTATCCTTGGTTTTGGAAGCAGGTGCCGCGAAAAAGGATTCGCCTTTCGATTATCATAACCCTGATTTTAAGTGTGCTGACCGTTGTCGTTATGGAACTATCGGTGCCGCCACAGAACCGGTTTGATGCCTGGTTTGCCTACCTGGTGATTCCGCCATTGGGTGTCTTCATGATTTCATATGTATTCGAGTTTGCCAAAAGAAATCTGGATATCCGTGAAAATCTCGTAAGGGCAGAAAAGCTTGAAGCTGTGGAGCAAATGGGAGCAGCCATCTCACATGAAATCCGCAACCCCTGACGGCTGCAATTGGATTTGTACAGCTATTACAGGAACAGCGGCTGCCGCCGCGAAAAAGGGTTGAGTATTTGGGCATCGTGAAAGCAGAACTCGAATCGGCGGAACAGGTCATTCAAAATTATTTAACCTTTTCCAAGCCTTCCTTAGATAAGATCGAAGAAATTAATGTAAAAAAAGAACTAATGCAAGTCATGAATATATTAAAACCGACCGCCAATCAGAATTCCGTAGAGATTAATGCCCATTTTGCCCTCCTCGGATCGATTAAAGGTGATCGGCAAAAATTCCACCAATGCTTTCTGAATGTAATTAAAAATTCAATCGAGGCCATGCCGCGCGGCGGGCAATTATACATAGAAACACACTATAGCAGCAGCCAGATCACCATCGAAATAAAAGACACCGGTGTCGGCATGACGTCCGATCAGCTTCAGCGTTTAGGTGAACCCTACTATTCTACAAAAGGCTCCAAAGGGACCGGTCTCGGTATGATGGTCGTGTTCAGTATTGTAAGGGCCATGGATGGCAATGTTCGCGTCAAAAGCGAAGTGGGTAAAGGCACTGTTTTCAGGTTTACATTTCCGAACTTTAAGTCGAAGATACATAATGAATAAAAAAACAGCAGCGGCAGCCTGCTGTTTTTTTACTGGCTTAACATGATTCTATCTGCTTCACCTCAAGATGCTTCGTGCAGTTATACAGCTCACAGATCCACTGGCTATCTTTGATCAAAAGCTTTGTGATGGATGTGTTTTTCAGCGGGGAGGACAGATCCGTGTGCGGCACAAGTTCCCTTAACAGATGGCGGATGAAGGAACCGTGGCTTACGATCAGCACGTTTTCGCCCGGGTGCTTATCTGTGATTTCCTGGAGGAACTCAAGTCCTCTATGAATGATGCTTTCTTTCGGCTCAAAACCGAGGTCCATTTCCCGCCAGTCTTTGCCCCATTTTTCAAGACGCTCTGCTTCGGTTGTGCCTTCAATCATCCCGCCGCCGACTTCCCTTATTCGGGGATCGAGGTGAAGGGGAATGGAACCGGTTTTCTTCTGGATGGCTTCCGCAGTCTGCTTTGCCCTCAGGAGATTGCTTGAATAAATCACATCCCAGCTTTCTCGGCCAAGCCGTTCTGCCAGGCGTTCCGCCTCAGCCAATCCTTCTTCATGGAGAGGAATATCCGAGCTTCCCTGTGCCCGTCCCTCCTTATTCCAGGCTGTAATTCCGTGCCTGATCAATCCGATTTTTGTCATCTATAACACGTCCTTTCTTTTCACTTGTTTCGGTATTTAATTAAAATAGCAATTTCCTTTTGGAGGATGCAAATAGAAGGGCAGCTTTCATAAATAGAATGTCGAAATCTGCAAATAGAATAGTGGCTCCAGCATACAGGCTTCACCCTCATCATCTGCCGAACAGAAATATCCGCTCAGTATTAAGAAGCTGATCAAAAAGATAAAGCTCTTGTGCCTTAGCGCGTGTTTTCCAGCCGGTTTTCTTACTCCGCCGAAAAAGAAATAAAAAGACCCGGCAGCAAAGATAAAATAGGCAGCTACCTGAAGAAACAATTCCACAAGATCCCCCTATTATGTAAAAGGAGCGGTGCCTGCCGCTCCTGAAGCTAATCTACTTTTCTTACGTTTGAAAAAGGATACCAGACAAATTCGCTGACGCCGATAATCCGCTCCTTCTCGATGTATCCGAGTCCATTACGGCTGTCCAGGCTGACAAGGCGGTTGTCGCCCATCACAAAATAGTGATCTTCCGGAACAGTTAGAGGGCCGAAGT
This window of the Cytobacillus pseudoceanisediminis genome carries:
- a CDS encoding ATP-binding protein, encoding MPPRKRVEYLGIVKAELESAEQVIQNYLTFSKPSLDKIEEINVKKELMQVMNILKPTANQNSVEINAHFALLGSIKGDRQKFHQCFLNVIKNSIEAMPRGGQLYIETHYSSSQITIEIKDTGVGMTSDQLQRLGEPYYSTKGSKGTGLGMMVVFSIVRAMDGNVRVKSEVGKGTVFRFTFPNFKSKIHNE
- a CDS encoding histidine phosphatase family protein — its product is MTKIGLIRHGITAWNKEGRAQGSSDIPLHEEGLAEAERLAERLGRESWDVIYSSNLLRAKQTAEAIQKKTGSIPLHLDPRIREVGGGMIEGTTEAERLEKWGKDWREMDLGFEPKESIIHRGLEFLQEITDKHPGENVLIVSHGSFIRHLLRELVPHTDLSSPLKNTSITKLLIKDSQWICELYNCTKHLEVKQIESC